CTGGAGGCCTACCTGGCCGAGGTCGCCGAGCTGGACCGCGGCGAGCTGGACCAGTCCCGCCTGGTCATCCGGGTGGATGCGGCGGTCCGGCGCGAGTTCGAACACCGCCTGGCCGGCCTGCTGGACGAGTTCAAGGAGCGCTCCAGCCCGGAGGGAGCCGAGCAATTCGCCGTCTACGTGGCGGTGTACCCCAGCCGCTAAAGGATTCGGACAATCCCGCGACCCGTGGGACCATGGAAGGACGATGACAGAACTGACCTACACCAACCCCGCCCTCGACCCGTCGACGGGCGAGCTGGAGCTGTCCGACCGCGCCTCGCTGCGGCGGGTGGCGGGGCTCTCCACCGAACTGTCGGACATCACCGAGGTCGAGTACCGGAAACTCCGCCTCGAACGCGTGGTGCTGGTGGGCGTGTGGACCGAGGGCACCGCGGAGCAGTCCGAAGCCTCCCTCGCCGAGCTCGCGCGCCTGGCCGAGACCGCGGGCTCCGAGGTGCTCGAAGGACTCGTGCAGCGCCGCTCCAAGCCCGATCCGGCCACCTACATCGGCTCGGGCAAGGTGCGTGAACTGTTCGACATCGTGGTCGCCACGGGCGCCGACACGGTCATCTGCGACGGCGAGCTCTCGCCCGGCCAGCTGCGGCAGCTGGAGGAGCGGCTCAAGGTCAAGGTGATCGACCGGACCGCGCTGATCCTGGACATCTTCGCCCAGCACGCGCGCTCGCGCGAAGGCAAGGCCCAGGTCGAGCTCGCCCAGCTGCAGTACCTCATCCCGCGTCTGCGCGGCTGGGGTGAGTCGCTGTCCCGGCAGGCCGGTGGCCGCGCCGGCGGCGCGAACGGCGGCGTCGGCCTGCGTGGTCCCGGTGAGACGAAGCTGGAGACCGACCGCAGGCGCATCAACAAGCGGGTGGCGAAGCTGCGCCGCGAGATCGCCGCGATGGACACCATCCGGGCCACGAAGCGGGGCCGCAGGGTCGCCAACGAGGTGCCCAGCGTCGCGATCGTCGGCTACACCAACGCCGGCAAGTCCAGCCTGCTCAACGCGATCACCGGCGCCGGTGTCCTGGTGGAGAACGCGCTGTTCGCCACCCTGGACCCGACCACCCGGCGCGCGGCGACCCCGGACGGGCGGACGTTCACGCTG
The sequence above is a segment of the Amycolatopsis viridis genome. Coding sequences within it:
- the hflX gene encoding GTPase HflX; the protein is MTELTYTNPALDPSTGELELSDRASLRRVAGLSTELSDITEVEYRKLRLERVVLVGVWTEGTAEQSEASLAELARLAETAGSEVLEGLVQRRSKPDPATYIGSGKVRELFDIVVATGADTVICDGELSPGQLRQLEERLKVKVIDRTALILDIFAQHARSREGKAQVELAQLQYLIPRLRGWGESLSRQAGGRAGGANGGVGLRGPGETKLETDRRRINKRVAKLRREIAAMDTIRATKRGRRVANEVPSVAIVGYTNAGKSSLLNAITGAGVLVENALFATLDPTTRRAATPDGRTFTLTDTVGFVRHLPHQLVDAFRSTLDETADADLLLHVVDGSDPAPEEQVNAVRQVLTEITASHESPLPPELIVINKADAADELSLVRLRHLLPGALVVSARTGEGVPELVEALAERLPRPDVVVEALVPYTRGELVARAHAEGEVLAEEHLPEGTRLSARVRPDVASALEAYAVNGSPA